In the genome of Polaribacter atrinae, one region contains:
- a CDS encoding IS256 family transposase — translation MKPEDLLNEDFLKQFKNAPELTSFLEQLHKRGIEKLLEGELDAHLDYDKHKKSKAANLRNGYTKKKLKSVLGETEIQVPRDRDSSFNPLIVKKRESTTEGIENIIISLYAKGMSNSDIEEQIRELYDFNISTSTISRITDKITEDVIAWRNRPLEATYLIVWMDGIVFKVRENSKVINKTIYIAVGLRTDGKKEVLGLWLGKNESSAFWMSVLTDIKARGTQDILITATDNLNGFTDTIKTIFPKSTTQICVVHQIRNSCRYVVWKDKKEFTRDMKQIYTAPTKEAAKAALNDFKTKWDSKYSYAIKSWENNWDELTVFFDFPIEIRTIIYTTNLIENLNGKIRKYTKNKLSFPTDEAVMKSVFLALRESTKKWTMPIRNWGVILNQFLAIFENRIKL, via the coding sequence ATGAAACCAGAAGATTTATTAAACGAAGACTTTTTAAAACAATTCAAGAATGCACCAGAGCTAACATCCTTTTTAGAACAGTTGCACAAACGTGGTATTGAGAAGTTACTAGAAGGGGAACTAGATGCCCATTTAGACTACGATAAGCACAAAAAAAGTAAAGCAGCCAACCTTCGAAATGGTTACACTAAAAAGAAATTAAAATCCGTTTTAGGAGAAACAGAGATTCAAGTTCCTCGAGACCGTGATAGTTCTTTTAATCCTTTAATTGTAAAGAAAAGAGAAAGTACAACAGAAGGCATCGAAAATATTATTATATCGCTTTATGCCAAAGGCATGAGTAACAGTGATATTGAAGAACAAATACGTGAGCTGTACGATTTTAATATTTCTACATCCACTATTTCAAGGATTACAGATAAGATTACAGAAGATGTTATTGCTTGGCGGAACAGGCCTTTGGAGGCCACTTACCTAATTGTTTGGATGGATGGCATCGTATTTAAAGTTAGGGAAAACTCTAAAGTCATAAACAAGACTATTTATATTGCAGTAGGCCTGAGAACAGATGGCAAAAAGGAAGTCCTAGGATTATGGTTAGGTAAAAATGAATCTTCAGCCTTTTGGATGAGTGTTTTAACCGATATTAAAGCTCGAGGAACTCAAGATATACTTATCACAGCTACCGATAATTTAAATGGATTTACGGATACTATTAAAACTATTTTTCCGAAATCAACGACTCAAATTTGTGTTGTGCATCAAATAAGAAATTCGTGTCGTTACGTGGTCTGGAAGGACAAAAAGGAATTTACTCGTGACATGAAGCAAATCTATACTGCTCCTACAAAAGAAGCTGCCAAAGCTGCTTTAAATGACTTCAAAACTAAATGGGATTCTAAATATTCTTACGCCATTAAAAGTTGGGAAAATAATTGGGATGAGCTTACAGTATTCTTTGATTTTCCTATTGAAATAAGAACCATAATCTACACCACAAATCTTATAGAAAACCTAAATGGAAAGATACGGAAATACACAAAAAACAAACTCTCGTTTCCAACCGATGAAGCAGTTATGAAATCCGTGTTTTTAGCTTTGAGAGAAAGCACTAAAAAATGGACCATGCCAATCAGAAATTGGGGAGTGATACTAAATCAATTTTTAGCTATATTTGAAAACAGGATTAAGTTATAA
- a CDS encoding tyrosine-type recombinase/integrase translates to MQSIYEFITFTSKIEHDLEHDSKVLPLFSAPKIYTANGDLSKRWYVYFSFKDPETGKMKRMGNIYGKANNYKTKEARLTILTSYRKNLLFLLKKGFNPFVDNTLLHQKLKDPFLKETPKKKVKEQVVKEEGIPSYLNDAIKSAIKEAIEEQTIVLGGENEVSVTESIANGEKVLSTEKQKADLSPITKSIAKQEKSIASGLNNEDLVENVAIAENKEGGERAAIQNKKIADDNKTIAKVEDDGISITKTFDLALELKEKEVSERTISDYRRKSNKFIAWMEASYPDKKNIKSIARKDIIEYLNTILLRTSARSRNNYRTELGSLFQVLKDNELVDENYIQSIPILTSKPKRHKTYSLEEQKKIFKYLEKEDPHLLLFIKFVSYCFIRPIEVCRIKIKDINIEERRIQYKAKTSAKKTKIIPDILWEVLPDLSKLDKESYLFTPKAIGAFWDAKEINRRDHFSKRFTSVVKEQFGLTEDHGVYSFRHTFISKLYRKLREKATPFEAKSSLMLITGHTSMVSLEKYLRDIDAELPEDYSKLFE, encoded by the coding sequence ATGCAATCAATTTACGAATTCATTACCTTTACTTCCAAAATTGAACACGATTTGGAACACGATTCGAAAGTTTTACCACTGTTTTCCGCACCCAAAATTTATACTGCAAATGGAGATCTCTCTAAACGGTGGTATGTGTATTTTTCATTTAAAGATCCAGAAACAGGAAAAATGAAACGTATGGGTAATATTTATGGAAAGGCGAACAACTACAAAACCAAAGAAGCTCGGTTAACTATTTTAACCTCTTACAGAAAAAATTTACTTTTTTTATTGAAGAAAGGATTTAATCCGTTTGTAGATAATACTCTTTTACATCAAAAATTGAAGGATCCTTTTCTAAAAGAAACTCCGAAGAAAAAAGTTAAAGAACAAGTTGTAAAAGAAGAGGGAATTCCAAGTTATTTAAATGATGCTATAAAGTCAGCAATAAAAGAAGCTATAGAGGAACAAACAATTGTTCTTGGAGGAGAAAATGAAGTTAGTGTAACAGAAAGTATTGCTAATGGAGAAAAAGTTCTATCGACAGAAAAACAAAAAGCTGATTTGTCTCCAATAACAAAAAGTATTGCTAAGCAAGAGAAAAGTATTGCTTCAGGTTTAAATAACGAAGATTTAGTTGAAAATGTAGCTATAGCTGAGAATAAAGAAGGTGGAGAGCGTGCTGCAATCCAAAATAAAAAGATTGCTGATGATAATAAAACAATTGCAAAAGTTGAAGATGATGGAATTTCTATTACAAAAACTTTTGATCTTGCATTAGAATTAAAAGAAAAGGAAGTAAGTGAAAGAACGATTAGTGACTATAGAAGAAAGAGCAATAAGTTTATTGCGTGGATGGAGGCAAGTTACCCTGATAAAAAGAATATAAAAAGTATTGCTAGAAAAGATATCATAGAATATTTAAATACCATTCTTTTAAGAACAAGTGCAAGAAGTAGAAATAATTATAGAACAGAATTAGGAAGTTTGTTTCAGGTATTAAAAGACAATGAATTGGTAGATGAAAACTATATTCAATCCATACCAATTTTAACATCAAAACCTAAAAGACATAAAACATATTCTTTAGAAGAGCAAAAAAAGATATTTAAATATTTAGAAAAAGAAGATCCTCATTTATTGTTATTTATAAAGTTTGTTTCTTATTGTTTTATTAGACCTATAGAAGTTTGTAGAATAAAAATAAAGGATATCAATATTGAGGAAAGAAGAATTCAATATAAAGCAAAAACGAGTGCTAAAAAGACAAAAATAATTCCTGATATTTTATGGGAAGTATTGCCAGATTTATCAAAATTAGATAAAGAGTCTTATTTATTTACCCCCAAAGCAATTGGTGCTTTTTGGGATGCGAAAGAAATTAATAGAAGAGATCATTTTTCTAAACGCTTTACAAGTGTTGTAAAAGAACAATTTGGTTTAACAGAAGATCATGGGGTTTATAGTTTTAGACATACGTTTATTTCTAAATTGTATCGAAAATTAAGAGAAAAAGCAACTCCTTTTGAAGCGAAAAGTAGTTTGATGTTAATTACAGGTCATACTTCTATGGTTTCGTTAGAAAAGTATTTACGAGATATTGATGCGGAATTACCAGAAGATTACTCCAAATTATTTGAATAA
- the era gene encoding GTPase Era, with protein sequence MTHKAGFVNIIGNPNVGKSTLMNALVGEKLSIITAKAQTTRHRILGIVNEDDYQIVFSDTPGILKPAYELQSSMMDFVKSAFEDADVLIYMVEVGEKELKNEAFFKKIIHSEIPVILLLNKIDKSSQEEVEEKIEYWKNKVPNAEVFVISALEKFNVPAVFEKIKELLPEGPAFYPKDQLTDKPERFFVNEKIREKILMHYKKEIPYSVEVETEEFIEEENIVRIRSIIMVERETQKGIIIGHKGSALKRVGAEARKDLEKFFEKKVFIELYVKVNKNWRSDKTQLKRFGYNQG encoded by the coding sequence ATGACGCATAAAGCAGGTTTTGTAAATATTATAGGAAATCCTAACGTAGGTAAATCAACATTAATGAATGCATTAGTAGGTGAGAAATTGTCTATTATAACAGCTAAAGCACAGACTACGAGGCATAGAATCTTAGGAATTGTGAACGAAGACGACTATCAAATTGTGTTTTCTGATACTCCAGGGATTTTAAAACCTGCCTACGAGCTGCAATCTTCTATGATGGATTTTGTAAAATCTGCCTTCGAAGATGCAGATGTACTTATATATATGGTAGAAGTTGGTGAGAAGGAATTAAAAAATGAAGCTTTCTTTAAAAAAATCATCCATAGTGAGATTCCTGTTATTCTACTTTTAAATAAAATTGACAAGTCTTCTCAGGAAGAAGTTGAAGAAAAAATTGAATATTGGAAAAACAAAGTTCCCAATGCAGAAGTGTTTGTAATTTCTGCGTTAGAAAAATTTAATGTTCCTGCAGTTTTCGAAAAAATAAAAGAGTTATTACCAGAAGGTCCTGCTTTTTATCCGAAGGATCAATTAACAGACAAACCAGAACGCTTTTTTGTAAATGAAAAAATTAGAGAAAAAATTCTAATGCATTACAAAAAAGAAATTCCGTATTCTGTAGAAGTAGAAACAGAAGAATTTATAGAAGAAGAAAATATTGTGAGAATTCGTTCTATTATCATGGTAGAAAGAGAAACGCAAAAAGGTATTATTATTGGACATAAAGGATCTGCACTAAAACGTGTTGGTGCCGAAGCTAGAAAAGATTTAGAAAAGTTTTTTGAGAAAAAAGTTTTTATAGAGTTATATGTAAAGGTGAATAAAAACTGGCGTAGTGATAAAACGCAATTAAAGCGTTTTGGTTATAATCAAGGGTAA
- the der gene encoding ribosome biogenesis GTPase Der produces the protein MNSIVAIVGRPNVGKSTLFNRLVQRREAIVDSVSGVTRDRHYGKSDWNGKEFSVIDTGGYITGSDDIFEGEIRKQVNLAIDEADLIVFVVNVEDGITPMDAEVAKLLRKVKKPIFTVVNKVDNAMREPDAIEFYNLGLGEYFTIASINGSGTGELLDALAEKMPEPEEVNLEEEALPRFAVVGRPNAGKSSFINSLIGQDRNIVTDIAGTTRDSIDTKYNRFGFDFNLVDTAGIRKKSRVKEDLEFYSVMRAVRTIEYSDVIVLVVDATRGFEGQDQNIFWLAEKNRKGVVILINKWDLVEKETNTMRDYEAMVRKQIEPFTDVPIVFISALTKQRLFKAIETAVEVFQKRKTKIQTSKFNETMLDIIKTSPPPAIKGKFVKIKYCMQLPTQTPQFVFFCNLPQYVRDSYRRFLENKLRDIYDFSGVPITIYFRQK, from the coding sequence ATGAACAGTATTGTTGCCATTGTAGGAAGACCAAATGTAGGAAAGTCAACGCTTTTTAATAGATTGGTACAAAGAAGAGAAGCCATTGTAGATTCTGTAAGCGGAGTTACAAGAGATAGACATTATGGAAAATCTGACTGGAATGGTAAAGAATTTTCAGTAATTGACACTGGTGGATACATTACCGGTTCTGACGATATTTTTGAAGGTGAAATTAGAAAACAAGTAAATCTTGCCATTGATGAAGCAGATTTAATTGTTTTTGTAGTAAACGTAGAAGACGGAATTACACCTATGGATGCGGAAGTTGCTAAACTTTTACGCAAGGTTAAAAAACCAATTTTTACGGTAGTAAACAAAGTTGATAACGCAATGCGTGAGCCTGATGCTATAGAGTTTTACAACCTAGGCTTAGGAGAATACTTTACAATTGCTTCTATTAACGGAAGTGGTACTGGAGAATTATTAGATGCGCTAGCAGAAAAAATGCCAGAACCAGAAGAAGTAAATTTAGAAGAAGAAGCATTGCCTAGATTTGCTGTTGTTGGAAGACCAAACGCAGGAAAATCATCATTTATAAACTCATTAATTGGGCAAGACAGAAATATTGTAACAGATATTGCTGGTACAACTAGAGATTCTATCGATACCAAGTACAATCGTTTTGGTTTCGATTTTAATTTAGTAGATACTGCTGGGATTCGTAAAAAATCTCGTGTAAAAGAAGATTTAGAATTTTATTCTGTAATGCGTGCAGTACGTACCATAGAATATTCAGACGTTATAGTTTTAGTTGTTGATGCAACTCGTGGTTTCGAAGGTCAAGATCAAAATATATTTTGGTTGGCAGAAAAGAACAGAAAAGGAGTTGTTATCTTAATCAACAAATGGGATTTAGTGGAGAAAGAAACCAATACCATGCGAGATTATGAAGCTATGGTTAGAAAACAAATTGAACCTTTTACAGATGTGCCAATTGTATTTATCTCTGCATTAACAAAACAACGTTTATTTAAAGCAATAGAAACAGCAGTAGAAGTTTTTCAAAAAAGAAAAACTAAAATACAAACAAGTAAGTTTAACGAAACAATGTTAGATATTATTAAAACCTCTCCACCACCAGCAATAAAAGGGAAGTTTGTAAAAATTAAATACTGTATGCAATTGCCTACGCAAACACCGCAATTTGTGTTTTTCTGTAATTTACCACAGTACGTTAGAGATTCTTACAGACGTTTTCTAGAAAACAAATTAAGAGATATCTACGATTTTTCTGGTGTACCAATCACTATTTATTTTAGACAGAAATAA
- a CDS encoding Pycsar system effector family protein — MSTLIIEAEKHVFNLLNEELDTAYVYHNITHTQDVVAYAAELAEDLKIDKISKENLQLAALFHDTGFIKDAKNHEEESVKILKDFLKDKDIDEKRIAVISKLILATKMGYESDDDLEQIIMDADCAHLGSKNFENKLELLRKEWESTENKKFSDTEWIAINIDFLTKGHKYYTAYALKNWSKGKDKNISKLLKNQHKIKENLAKFKQKKEALEIKQNKSEVPERGVETMFRVALKNHMTLSNIADTKANILLSVNAIIVSLAMSNLIPKLDKPSNSFLIIPTVIFVVFTVASIILSILATRPNVTEGKFTKVDVANKKVNLLFFGNFHQMKLPDFEWGIQEMMQDRDYLYGSLTKDLYFLGLVLNRKYKILRITYTVFMIGIIVSVLAFAISFYSLEIAV, encoded by the coding sequence ATGAGCACATTAATTATTGAGGCAGAAAAGCATGTTTTTAATTTATTAAATGAGGAGTTAGATACTGCTTATGTGTACCATAATATAACACATACACAAGATGTTGTTGCGTATGCAGCGGAACTTGCAGAAGACTTAAAGATCGATAAGATTTCTAAAGAAAATTTACAGCTTGCTGCCTTGTTTCATGATACGGGTTTTATAAAAGATGCAAAGAATCATGAAGAAGAAAGTGTGAAAATTCTTAAAGATTTTTTAAAAGATAAGGATATAGACGAAAAAAGGATCGCAGTAATCTCTAAATTGATTTTAGCTACTAAAATGGGGTATGAATCTGACGATGATTTAGAACAGATTATAATGGATGCAGATTGTGCACATTTAGGAAGTAAAAACTTTGAAAATAAGTTAGAATTATTGAGAAAAGAATGGGAAAGTACAGAGAATAAGAAGTTTTCTGATACAGAATGGATTGCGATTAATATAGATTTTTTAACTAAAGGTCATAAGTATTATACTGCTTATGCTTTAAAAAATTGGAGCAAAGGAAAAGATAAGAATATCTCTAAATTATTGAAGAATCAACATAAAATAAAAGAAAATTTAGCAAAGTTTAAGCAGAAAAAAGAAGCTCTAGAAATTAAACAAAATAAAAGTGAAGTTCCAGAAAGAGGCGTAGAAACCATGTTTAGGGTTGCTTTAAAAAATCACATGACATTAAGTAATATTGCAGATACAAAAGCCAATATTTTACTTTCTGTAAATGCTATTATTGTTTCTTTAGCAATGTCTAATTTAATACCAAAATTAGACAAACCTTCTAATAGTTTCTTAATAATACCTACTGTAATATTTGTTGTTTTTACAGTTGCTTCTATCATATTATCCATTTTAGCAACAAGACCAAATGTTACCGAAGGAAAATTTACAAAGGTAGATGTTGCTAATAAAAAAGTAAATTTATTATTTTTCGGGAATTTTCATCAAATGAAATTACCAGATTTTGAATGGGGAATTCAGGAGATGATGCAAGACAGAGATTATTTATATGGCTCTTTAACCAAAGATCTGTATTTCTTAGGCTTGGTTTTAAATAGAAAATATAAAATATTAAGAATTACGTATACCGTTTTTATGATTGGTATTATTGTAAGTGTATTGGCGTTTGCAATTTCTTTTTATAGTTTAGAAATAGCTGTTTAA
- the msrB gene encoding peptide-methionine (R)-S-oxide reductase MsrB, which produces MLTWKEIINFSVKGNPIPDRRVEKSEKEWRDQLTAEQFRITRHKGTERPNSGALCSIYDEGQYNCVCCNTPLFDSTIKFDSSSGWPSFTQPIKENAIKYHKDVSFGMVRVEVMCNTCDGHLGHVFPDGPEPSGLRYCINSESMILETK; this is translated from the coding sequence ATGCTTACTTGGAAAGAAATTATAAACTTTAGTGTAAAAGGAAATCCAATTCCAGACAGAAGAGTAGAAAAATCTGAAAAAGAATGGAGAGATCAATTAACTGCAGAACAATTTAGAATCACAAGACACAAGGGTACAGAAAGACCAAATTCTGGTGCTTTGTGTAGTATCTATGATGAAGGGCAATACAATTGTGTTTGTTGTAATACGCCATTATTTGACTCTACTATAAAGTTCGATTCTAGTTCTGGTTGGCCAAGCTTTACGCAACCTATTAAAGAAAACGCCATTAAATATCATAAAGATGTTTCTTTTGGTATGGTAAGAGTAGAAGTAATGTGCAATACTTGCGATGGTCATTTAGGACACGTTTTTCCTGACGGACCAGAACCAAGTGGTTTGCGTTATTGTATTAATTCTGAATCTATGATTTTAGAAACAAAATAA
- the msrA gene encoding peptide-methionine (S)-S-oxide reductase MsrA — translation MNKNLQIATLGGGCFWCTEAVFQEVRGVEKVISGYAGGNVPGEPTYREICSGLTGHAEVIQITFDTSVISYEDILVIFMTTHDPTTLNQQGADRGTQYRSVVFYHDNNQQQIAIEVLKQIQGYYDDKIVTELSALPIFYKATQEHQDFYKNNNGQGYCTFVIEPKLSKLRQLHADKLK, via the coding sequence ATGAATAAAAATTTACAAATCGCCACTTTAGGAGGTGGATGTTTTTGGTGTACAGAAGCTGTATTTCAAGAAGTAAGAGGTGTAGAAAAAGTTATTTCTGGTTATGCTGGCGGAAACGTACCTGGTGAACCAACCTACAGAGAAATTTGTTCTGGTTTAACGGGTCATGCAGAAGTGATTCAAATCACGTTTGATACAAGTGTAATTTCTTATGAAGATATTTTAGTCATTTTTATGACCACGCACGATCCTACAACTTTAAACCAGCAAGGAGCAGACAGAGGAACTCAATATCGTTCTGTAGTTTTTTATCACGATAATAATCAGCAACAGATTGCAATAGAAGTTTTGAAGCAAATTCAGGGTTATTATGATGATAAAATAGTAACTGAATTAAGTGCATTGCCTATTTTTTATAAAGCGACGCAAGAACATCAAGATTTTTACAAAAATAATAACGGACAAGGATACTGTACTTTTGTGATAGAGCCTAAATTATCGAAATTGAGACAATTGCATGCAGATAAATTAAAATAA
- a CDS encoding glutaredoxin family protein — MIKLFGTERCHKTQYYKTFLETRNLDYAFLDIEKSVENAEELRNLYKNRKLNFPTITINTKKLRNPSDKDLLKWIDTL, encoded by the coding sequence ATGATTAAATTATTTGGCACAGAAAGATGTCATAAAACTCAATATTATAAAACATTTTTAGAAACGCGTAATTTAGATTACGCGTTTTTAGATATAGAAAAGTCTGTAGAAAATGCAGAGGAATTACGTAACTTGTATAAAAATAGAAAACTAAATTTTCCTACAATTACAATAAACACTAAAAAGTTAAGAAATCCTTCGGATAAAGACCTTCTTAAATGGATTGATACATTATGA
- a CDS encoding protein adenylyltransferase SelO, whose product MNLNIKDTFTAENPSDVNLENTRRQVENAAFSYADPKKTAKPEVLHVSPEMATELGISEEDTQSEFFKNIVTGNEIYPNTKPYAMCYAGHQFGNWAGQLGDGRAINLFEVEHHTKNWKVQLKGAGETPYSRTADGLAVLRSSVREYLCAEAMFHLGVPTTRSLSLSLSGDNVLRDVLYDGNPAYEKGAIVSRISPSFLRFGSFEIFAARKDLKNLKGLMDYTIKHHFAHLGKPSKENYINFFKEVSERTLKMIIHWQRVGFVHGVMNTDNMSILGLTIDFGPYGWLEGFDFGWTPNTTDIQHKRYRYGNQPNIGLWNLYQLANALYPIIEEVDPLNAILEQYKIDFEIQSLQMMKSKLGLSTSDEDDLKLIQNLEDTLQLVETDMTIFFRNLSNFTGDKSGLKLIKEAFYDFENISDEVIHNWDLWFKKYDERLQIERISSEERKEKMDLVNPKYVLRNYMSQMAIDEADNGNYALIDELFQLLKNPYAEQTENEKWFAKRPEWARNKVGCSMLSCSS is encoded by the coding sequence ATGAACCTAAACATAAAAGACACTTTTACAGCAGAAAACCCTTCGGATGTTAATTTAGAAAACACAAGAAGACAAGTAGAAAATGCTGCTTTTTCTTATGCAGATCCAAAGAAAACAGCAAAACCAGAAGTGCTACATGTTTCACCAGAAATGGCTACTGAATTAGGTATTTCTGAGGAAGACACACAATCAGAATTCTTTAAAAATATTGTAACCGGAAACGAAATTTACCCAAATACAAAACCGTATGCCATGTGTTATGCAGGACATCAATTTGGAAATTGGGCAGGACAATTAGGCGACGGAAGAGCTATTAATTTGTTTGAAGTTGAACACCATACTAAAAACTGGAAAGTACAATTAAAAGGAGCTGGCGAAACTCCGTATTCTAGAACTGCAGATGGTTTGGCTGTTTTACGGTCGTCCGTTAGAGAATATTTATGTGCAGAAGCCATGTTTCATTTGGGCGTGCCAACCACAAGATCTTTGTCTTTAAGTTTGTCTGGTGATAATGTTTTAAGAGATGTTTTATACGATGGAAATCCGGCTTACGAAAAAGGTGCTATTGTTTCTAGAATTTCTCCTTCATTTCTACGTTTTGGTAGTTTCGAAATTTTTGCAGCTAGAAAAGACCTAAAAAACTTAAAAGGTTTGATGGATTATACCATTAAACATCATTTTGCACATTTAGGAAAACCATCCAAAGAAAATTACATCAACTTTTTTAAGGAAGTTTCAGAACGTACTTTAAAAATGATTATTCATTGGCAACGTGTTGGTTTTGTACACGGAGTAATGAATACAGATAACATGTCTATTCTTGGTTTAACCATAGATTTTGGGCCTTATGGTTGGTTAGAAGGGTTCGATTTTGGTTGGACACCGAATACAACCGACATTCAGCATAAACGCTATAGATACGGAAATCAACCAAATATTGGTTTGTGGAATTTGTATCAACTAGCCAATGCGTTGTATCCAATTATTGAAGAAGTAGACCCTTTAAATGCTATTTTAGAACAATATAAAATCGATTTTGAAATACAATCTTTACAGATGATGAAATCTAAATTAGGTTTATCTACTTCGGATGAAGACGATCTAAAATTGATTCAGAATTTAGAGGATACTTTACAATTAGTAGAAACAGATATGACGATCTTCTTTAGAAATTTAAGCAATTTTACAGGTGATAAATCGGGTTTAAAGTTGATAAAAGAAGCTTTTTACGACTTTGAAAACATTTCTGATGAAGTAATACATAATTGGGATTTGTGGTTCAAAAAATACGATGAAAGACTTCAAATAGAACGAATTTCATCCGAAGAAAGAAAAGAAAAAATGGATTTGGTTAATCCTAAATATGTGCTTAGAAACTATATGTCTCAAATGGCAATTGATGAAGCAGATAACGGAAATTACGCTTTAATTGATGAATTATTTCAACTCTTAAAAAATCCATATGCAGAACAAACAGAAAACGAAAAATGGTTTGCAAAAAGACCAGAATGGGCAAGAAATAAAGTAGGTTGCTCTATGTTGTCTTGTAGTTCATAA
- a CDS encoding aldo/keto reductase, with product MKLGLGTAALGRPQYINVRTEECDNSDLTEFRNQSFAVLEEAYHLGIRYFDTAPGYGLAEELLLEWVQTKDDNSIEVATKWGYTYTANFDANATVHEVKEHSLSKLNEQWNFSKQLLPYLKVYQIHSATLETGVLENTEVLEQLAFLKKEYNLKIGLTTTGTNQVEVIKKALNVLVDGAPVFDLFQVTYNFLDQSLIEVSAELVRQNKSIVIKEALANGRVFKNENYPNYTKMYATLESLSKKHNVGVDAISLKYCAQTIPESNVLSGASSTKQLKQNLEMNSFTLSADDIETLNSLKVSPDAYWTERKQLQWN from the coding sequence ATGAAATTAGGATTAGGAACCGCAGCTTTAGGAAGACCTCAATACATTAATGTTAGAACAGAAGAATGTGATAATTCTGACTTAACGGAATTTAGAAACCAGAGTTTTGCTGTTTTAGAAGAAGCTTATCATTTAGGAATTCGTTATTTTGATACGGCTCCAGGTTACGGTTTAGCAGAAGAATTATTGTTAGAATGGGTACAAACCAAAGATGACAATTCTATTGAAGTTGCTACAAAATGGGGGTATACGTACACCGCAAATTTTGATGCAAACGCAACGGTTCACGAGGTAAAAGAGCATAGTTTGTCTAAATTAAATGAGCAGTGGAATTTCTCTAAACAACTCCTCCCCTATTTAAAAGTGTATCAAATTCATTCTGCAACTTTAGAAACTGGTGTTTTAGAGAATACCGAAGTTTTAGAACAATTGGCTTTCTTAAAAAAGGAATACAATCTAAAAATAGGATTAACCACAACAGGAACTAACCAAGTTGAAGTCATTAAAAAAGCTTTAAATGTTTTGGTTGATGGAGCGCCAGTTTTTGATTTATTTCAAGTAACCTATAATTTTTTAGATCAAAGTTTAATAGAAGTTTCAGCGGAATTAGTTCGTCAAAATAAATCGATTGTAATTAAAGAGGCTTTGGCAAATGGAAGAGTTTTTAAGAATGAAAACTACCCAAATTATACAAAAATGTACGCCACTTTAGAAAGTTTATCAAAAAAACACAACGTTGGTGTGGATGCTATTTCATTAAAATATTGCGCACAAACAATTCCGGAAAGCAACGTTTTAAGTGGTGCAAGTTCTACTAAACAGTTAAAACAGAATTTAGAAATGAATTCTTTTACCTTATCTGCTGATGATATAGAAACTTTAAATTCTTTAAAAGTTTCTCCAGATGCATACTGGACAGAAAGAAAACAATTACAATGGAATTAA
- a CDS encoding peptide-methionine (S)-S-oxide reductase, translated as MELTKIAFGGSCHWCTEAVFQTLIGVEKVEQGWVASTETNNSFSEAVIVHFNIEKIDLKTLIEIHLLTHKSTSNHSMRTKYRSAIYYFSHQQKQESLKIIEELQGSFSDSIITKTLEFKNFKPSTEEFQNYYQSNPNKPFCKNYINPKLNLLVNQFSKNIDKCKVPHLISTI; from the coding sequence ATGGAATTAACCAAAATTGCTTTTGGTGGTAGTTGTCATTGGTGTACAGAAGCCGTTTTTCAAACTCTAATTGGAGTAGAAAAAGTGGAACAAGGTTGGGTTGCATCAACAGAAACAAATAATAGTTTTTCTGAGGCTGTTATTGTTCATTTTAATATCGAAAAGATCGATTTAAAAACGCTTATTGAAATCCATTTATTAACGCATAAAAGCACGAGCAACCATTCTATGAGAACAAAATATCGGTCTGCGATCTATTATTTTTCTCATCAACAAAAACAAGAAAGTTTAAAAATTATTGAAGAATTACAAGGAAGTTTCAGTGATAGCATTATTACTAAAACATTAGAATTTAAAAACTTTAAACCTTCTACCGAGGAATTTCAAAATTATTATCAATCGAATCCAAATAAGCCATTTTGTAAAAATTACATCAACCCAAAGTTGAACCTTTTAGTAAACCAATTCTCTAAAAACATAGACAAATGTAAAGTTCCTCACCTTATTTCGACTATTTAA